A single window of Mycosarcoma maydis chromosome 1, whole genome shotgun sequence DNA harbors:
- a CDS encoding tRNA (guanine) methyltransferase (related to met-10 protein): protein MSISSCSAQDGCASTAMTRTAMRQNKFATSAPASVPRLTGTEPQLGSMQGAQELLEQLKASFTSSHLIQAIGLSGRQLPLLTKDQEILPYLFNAAGVRYVQPHPNGDASQRILLLNVPASSPTPDVVLSAILKHRLELIHEFELSLGYEHLSSDQILEALLPTSIVDTDGVPTGFTIVGHIAHLNLLSVYKPFRFLVGHIILSKHIGTLRTVVNKLDSIDTQFRFFEMELLAGEADFVAQVSESDCSFQFDFRSVYWNSRLHAEHMRLIKKCRPNQVLADVMAGVGPFAVPAAKRGTWVLANDLNPSSYESLTKNAEINKVLLREGEAKPDKDGGLVATCMDGREFVRWSMLEVWKRGFAGRPMGFDGEQFDVQDDKLRQSARKMRKEQAKKNRALYAVRQAENTLEGAAESLANLSVDEPDVAATMGQVERHPERKLVDHFVMNLPAIALEFLDAFRGAYTHLATIVGKQRLLCQLELHKLDASIHRLPMIHVHCFSKDPFTPALDILTRANEALNIPRDAPYRLMAKPILPPAQTFAGLRKLCDASQSASYLSSHPNYSKYKHLESQHDFMQYVHQEWLERDAAQHTPNLSIHYVRDVAPNKQMYCLSFQCPSQVLWANTSTSQHT from the coding sequence ATGTCAATatcatcttgctcagccCAAGATGGTTGCGCGAGCACGGCGATGACGCGTACTGCCATGCGTCAGAACAAGTTCGCCACCTCGGCTCCTGCTTCTGTCCCCCGCCTGACAGGCACCGAGCCGCAGCTGGGATCCATGCAAGGAGCTCAAGAGCTTCTAGAACAGCTGAAAGCGTCCTTCACCTCTTCGCACCTTATCCAAGCCATCGGCCTCTCGGGTCGACAGCTACCGCTGCTGACCAAGGATCAAGAGATCTTGCCGTACCTCTTTAACGCTGCTGGGGTACGATATGTTCAGCCTCACCCGAACGGGGACGCGTCGCAACGAATCCTCCTTCTCAACGTCCCCGCATCTTCACCCACGCCCGATGTCGTCctctcggccatcttgaagCACAGACTGGAGCTGATCCATGAGTTTGAGCTCTCGCTGGGCTACGAGCACCTCTCTTCCGATCAAATcctcgaagcgcttctcCCCACCTCGATCGTTGATACAGACGGCGTACCGACCGGCTTTACGATTGTCGGCCACATCGCACACCTCAACCTGCTCTCCGTCTACAAACCcttccgcttcctcgtGGGCCACATCATCCTTTCCAAGCACATAGGTACACTTCGCACCGTCGTCAACAAACTCGATTCCATCGACACGCAGTTCCGATTCTTCGAGATGGAACTACTCGCTGGGGAAGCCGACTTTGTGGCTCAAGTGAGCGAGTCGGATTGCTCGTTCCAGTTTGACTTTCGCAGTGTATACTGGAACTCGAGGCTGCACGCTGAGCATATGCGCTTGATCAAAAAGTGTAGGCCCAACCAGGTGCTCGCCGATGTGATGGCAGGCGTGGGGCCGTTTGCTGTGCCTGCGGCCAAACGGGGCACCTGGGTCCTAGCCAACGATCTGAACCCGAGCAGCTACGAGAGTCTCACAAAGAACGCCGAGATCAACAAGGTCTTGTTGCGAGAAGGCGAGGCCAAGCCAGACAAAGACGGCGGCTTGGTGGCTACGTGTATGGACGGCAGGGAGTTTGTAAGGTGGAGCATGCTCGAGGTGTGGAAGCGAGGATTTGCGGGTCGACCTATGGGATTTGATGGCGAACAATTCGACGTTCAGGATGACAAGTTGCGCCAAAGTGCTAGGAAGATGCGCAAGGAGCAGGCTAAAAAGAATCGCGCACTTTACGCGGTGCGACAAGCCGAGAACACGTTGGAGGGTGCTGCAGAAAGTCTAGCGAACCTCTcggtcgacgagccagaTGTTGCTGCTACGATGGGACAGGTTGAGCGGCATCCTGAGCGAAAACTAGTCGATCACTTTGTCATGAACCTGCCAGCTATAGCGCTTGAGTTCCTGGACGCATTCCGGGGTGCTTACACGCATCTCGCCACAATCGTCGGCAAACAGCGACTCCTTTGCCAACTGGAGCTTcacaagctcgatgcctCAATCCATCGGCTGCCCATGATCCACGTTCACTGTTTCAGCAAAGACCCCTTTACGCCTGCACTCGACATCCTCACTCGCGCCAACGAGGCGCTCAATATCCCCCGCGATGCCCCCTACAGACTCATGGCCAAACCGATCCTTCCACCCGCACAGACGTTCGCGGGCCTCCGCAAACTCTGCGACGCCTCGCAATCCGCGTCGTACCTCTCGTCGCATCCCAACTACTCCAAGTACAAACACCTCGAATCGCAGCACGATTTCATGCAGTACGTACATCAAGAATGGCTCGAAAGAGACGCCGCTCAACACACACCCAACCTTAGCATCCATTACGTCCGCGATGTCGCACCAAACAAGCAGATGTACTGCCTCAGCTTCCAGTGCCCTAGCCAAGTGCTGTGGGCAAACACATCCACCTCGCAGCACACGTGA
- a CDS encoding Rho family GTPase CDC42: MQTIKCVVVGDGAVGKTCLLISYTTNKFPSEYVPTVFDNYAVTVMIGEDPYTLGLFDTAGQEDYDRLRPLSYPQTDVFLVCFSVTSPASFENVKEKWFPEVHHHCPGVPCLIVGTQVDLRDDHAVIEKLARSKQRPVPFEAGERLARELGAVKYVECSALTQKGLKNVFDEAIVAALEPPVIRKKSKCAIL; the protein is encoded by the coding sequence ATGCAGACCATCAAGtgtgtcgtcgtcggagATGGTGCGGTCGGTAAGACCTGCCTGTTGATCTCGTACACCACCAACAAGTTTCCCTCGGAGTATGTTCCGACAGTGTTTGACAACTACGCCGTGACTGTCATGATTGGCGAGGATCCGTACACACTCGGATTGTTCGATACCGCCGGTCAGGAGGACTACGACCGACTGCGACCGCTTTCATACCCGCAGACGGATGTCTTCCTGGTCTGCTTCTCGGTCACCTCACCAGCCTCGTTCGAAAATGTCAAGGAAAAGTGGTTCCCGGAGGTGCATCACCATTGCCCTGGTGTGCCGTGCCTGATTGTGGGAACCCAGGTGGATTTGCGCGACGACCACGCCGTCATCGAGAAGCTTGCACGTTCAAAGCAGCGTCCTGTGCCCTTTGAGGCGGGTGAGCGTTTGGCGAGAGAGTTGGGTGCGGTCAAGTACGTCGAGTGCTCGGCGCTGACGCAAAAGGGATTGAAAAACGTCTTCGACGAGGCCATCGTGGCTGCGCTGGAACCACCTGTAATCCGCAAGAAGTCCAAGTGCGCCATTCTCTGA
- a CDS encoding ubiquitin-protein ligase peroxin 12 (related to Peroxisome assembly protein 12) yields the protein MDVLTSVDPTASQTSSSDALHPSFFELAAQSQLSELIKPAVRYVVAVLAQRNPRYLLRIVNWFDEVYALLMTAVESHYLRVWGSSFSENFYGLRRRKRPGLSRSSVTRATSLSIAKTESLGKREIRLSLLFLVGLPYLRAKLDDIWERNGGGLTNTANLFGDDRTSAPSFQDSSQPLMKRLETTLMQVFKTAYPYFKTLYQFWLLTYNVRYLFDKTPYWRPWLSLMRVDVRRVGPNDGPRRKMLPKNMPSLVRQPTKFLAVVLKLVPGMLFEALKYGLPASIFLFKFLEWWYGADNPRRRRGNSNSTSAGATQASSTTTLDAPATLLPDLKRGVLGHVPQTIRDTLPQYKLPQIFALSSSLIDRVCQDPTDAPTHPKLLSASANERKLIHNSCPLCGAMPINNPAVLPSGYVFCYTCAFNYVEQHATCPVSSISVPERKDALRKVLG from the coding sequence ATGGATGTACTCACTTCAGTGGATCCGACAGCGTCTCAGACGTCGTCATCGGACGCACTACATCCGTCGTTCTTCGAGCTGGCAGCGCAATCACAGCTTTCGGAGCTGATCAAACCTGCGGTACGCTACGTCGTCGCTGTTCTTGCACAACGAAATCCGAGATACCTACTGCGAATCGTTAATTGGTTCGATGAAGTTTACGCTCTGCTCATGACAGCCGTCGAATCTCACTACCTTCGCGTATGGGGTAGCTCCTTCTCGGAAAACTTCTACGGCCTTCGACGCAGGAAACGACCGGGTCTTAGCAGATCCAGCGTCACTCGTGCCACAAGCTTGAGTATAGCAAAAACCGAATCTTTGGGAAAGAGAGAGATCAGGTTGAGTCTATTGTTCTTGGTAGGCTTGCCTTACCTGCGCGCAAAGTTGGACGACATCTGGGAGAGAAACGGAGGTGGATTGACAAATACGGCCAACTTGTTCGGTGACGATCGCACGTCCGCTCCCAGCTTCCAGGATTCAAGTCAACCTCTGATGAAAAGACTCGAAACCACGCTTATGCAAGTGTTCAAAACAGCATATCCTTACTTCAAGACTTTATACCAGTTCTGGTTATTGACGTACAACGTTCGATACCTGTTCGATAAGACGCCTTACTGGAGGCCGTGGTTGAGCCTCATGAGGGTTGACGTCAGGCGCGTAGGGCCCAACGACGGTCCACGACGAAAGATGCTTCCGAAAAAcatgccgagcttggtgcgACAGCCTACCAAGTTCTTGGCGGTGGTCTTGAAACTGGTTCCGGGGATGCTGttcgaagcgctcaagtACGGTCTACCGGCAAGTATATTCTTGTTCAAGTTTCTGGAATGGTGGTATGGTGCGGATAAccctcgacgccgacgtgGGAATTCGAACTCGACCTCGGCCGGTGCAACGCAAGCTTCTTCGACGACAACGTTGGACGCACCTGCAACGCTGTTGCCGGATCTGAAACGGGGAGTACTAGGCCATGTACCGCAGACTATACGTGATACATTACCGCAGTACAAGTTGCCGCAGATCTTCGCGCTTTCAAGTAGCCTCATCGACCGTGTTTGCCAAGATCCCACAGATGCACCCACGCATCCAAAGCTGCTTAGCGCATCGGCCAACGAGAGAAAGTTGATCCACAATTCGTGCCCACTCTGCGGAGCTATGCCCATCAACAACCCAGCCGTGCTTCCGAGCGGCTACGTCTTCTGCTACACGTGCGCGTTCAATTACGTCGAACAGCACGCAACGTGTCCCGTCTCGTCAATCAGCGTTCCCGAACGCAAAGATGCGCTACGAAAGGTCCTCGGTTGA
- a CDS encoding N-acetylglucosaminylphosphatidylinositol deacetylase (related to N-acetylglucosaminyl-phosphatidylinositol de-N-acetylase), which yields MADRPANLMQMARMAIPRPQFFLVVLVGSILVQFLIAGLRIQHDNKDLAISARIRTLPSSALLVTAHPDDEAMFFAPAIQALAAAGTTIFALCLSTGNATGLGLERTQELFGSYNQLGLPSTRVKYLDDVQLQDSMQVTWPNDYVSTVVANHIDSISRSNRIDALITFDKQGVSGHLNHIATYNGTRDTAVARNLTLYVLPSLEVWEKYSSVPFAVWESIAYSGYVPAAPAAGASSEPYKPASEILILASPAQYLEAVRAMFKHQTQLEWFRYLYIVFSRYMFSNKLVLWTPQLDLDTEQ from the coding sequence ATGGCAGATCGACCCGCAAATCTCATGCAGATGGCGCGGATGGCCATTCCGCGACCACAattcttcctcgtcgtcttggtcggTTCGATCCTCGTCCAGTTTCTGATCGCAGGCCTGCGAATCCAGCATGATAACAAAGACCTGGCGATTTCGGCAAGAATTCGGACACTGCCCTCTtcagcgctgctcgtcaCCGCCCATCCGGATGACGAGGCCATGTTTTTTGCGCCTGCCATTCAGGCGCTCGCTGCGGCAGGCACAACAATTTTCGCCTTGTGCCTCTCCACCGGTAACGCTACCGGTCTCGGTCTGGAACGCACCCAAGAACTCTTTGGCAGCTACAATCAACTCGGTCTACCCTCTACCAGAGTCAAATACCTCGACGATGTACAATTGCAAGATTCCATGCAAGTCACCTGGCCAAACGACTACGTCTCCACCGTTGTTGCGAACCACATCGACTCCATCTCGCGCTCCAACCGCATCGACGCGCTCATTACCTTCGACAAGCAGGGTGTCTCTGGCCATCTCAATCACATTGCAACGTACAATGGCACACGCGATACCGCCGTCGCCCGCAACCTCACTCTCTACGTTCTGCCCTCCTTGGAAGTGTGGGAAAAGTACAGCTCGGTCCCATTTGCCGTTTGGGAGTCGATTGCCTACTCCGGATACGTGcctgcagctccagcagctGGTGCAAGCTCAGAGCCGTACAAGCCCGCCTCAGAGATCCTCATCCTGGCGAGCCCAGCCCAGTACCTCGAAGCAGTACGAGCCATGTTCAAGCACCAAACCCAGCTCGAATGGTTTCGATACCTCTACATCGTCTTCAGCAGATACATGTTCTCCAACAAGTTGGTGCTCTGGACACCCCAGCTCGACCTTGATACAGAGCAATGA
- a CDS encoding putative anthranilate synthase TRP2, producing the protein MIGKSQHALKPSLEEVQSALLSDNPTGNIIPVYTSLPSDLLTPVTAYLKLSNGADTSRRSFLFESVTGGEKIGRYSFIGSDPLKIIRTGPGLDVEGDPLLAIEKELSPYKYIPVQGLPTFTGGAIGYISYDCVQYFEPRTKRELKDVVGIPESVFMVADSLIVFDHVFSTVRCVSHVHLASELAKNATPADIESLYAKANDKVNKLISILTLATTPLPEQPAILAGQEAVSNVGKAGYEAFVTSLRKNIVKGDIIQAVPSQRLKRRTTLHAFNCYRHLRQVNPSPYMFYVDCGDCQLVGASPETLCKIEAGKVAVHAIAGTVKRGANDVEDAELASQLASSVKDQAEHVMLVDLARNDINRVCDPATTQVESFMNVEKFSHVMHLTSRITGQLRAGKSRFDALRSIFPAGTVSGAPKIRAIELVSELEQEKRGVYAGAVGRIDFAHNEMDVCIAIRTMTFKDGFAYLQAGGGIVYDSIEEDEYIETINKLRANIRCIDQAEQYYSAQQLHH; encoded by the coding sequence ATGATCGGCAAATCCCAGCACGCACTCAAGCCTTCCCTAGAGGAAGTGCAGTCGGCGCTCCTTTCTGACAACCCCACAGGTAACATCATTCCGGTCTACACATCACTTCCCTCCGACCTGCTCACGCCTGTCACGGCGTATCTCAAGCTTTCTAATGGTGCCGACacgtctcgtcgctctttCCTGTTCGAGTCGGTAACCGGCGGTGAAAAGATCGGTCGCTACTCGTTCATCGGCTCAGACCCGCTCAAGATTATCCGTACCGGTCCAGGGCTCGATGTCGAAGGCGACCCGCTTCTCGCCATTGAAAAAGAGCTGAGCCCATACAAGTACATTCCCGTGCAAGGCTTGCCCACCTTCACTGGCGGTGCCATCGGCTACATCAGCTACGATTGCGTTCAATACTTTGAACCTCGAACCAAGcgcgagctcaaggatgtCGTCGGTATTCCAGAGAGCGTTTTCATGGTCGCCGACTCGTTGATCGTGTTCGACCACGTCTTTAGCACGGTTCGTTGCGTTAGCCACGTTCACCTTGCGTCGGAGCTTGCCAAGAATGCAACACCTGCCGATATCGAGTCGTTGTACGCAAAGGCAAATGACAAGGTCAACAAGTTGATCAGCATCCTCACTCTGGCTACGACGCCTCTTCCTGAGCAGCCTGCGATCCTGGCCGGTCAAGAAGCTGTCTCGAACGTCGGCAAAGCAGGCTACGAGGCTTTTGTCACGTCGCTGCGCAAGAACATCGTCAAGGGAGACATTATCCAAGCGGTGCCATCTCAACGACTCAAGCGTCGCACAACGCTGCACGCGTTCAACTGCTATCGACATCTGCGACAGGTGAATCCTTCACCGTATATGTTCTATGTCGACTGTGGAGATTGTCAGTTGGTGGGAGCGTCGCCGGAAACGCTGTgcaagatcgaggctgGTAAGGTGGCGGTTCACGCGATTGCTGGAACGGTCAAGAGAGGAGCCAATGATGTTGAAGATGCTGAGCTTGCGTCGCAGCTCGCTTCGTCGGTGAAAGATCAAGCCGAGCATGTGATGCTTGTTGATCTGGCGCGCAACGACATCAATCGGGTTTGTGACCCGGCTACGACGCAAGTAGAATCGTTCATGAATGTGGAAAAGTTCTCGCATGTCATGCACCTCACCTCGCGCATCACGGGACAACTTCGTGCTGGCAAGTCGCGCTTCGACGCGCTCCGATCCATCTTCCCCGCTGGAACCGTATCGGGCGCCCCCAAGATCCGCGCCATCGAACTTGTCAGCGAGCTCGAACAGGAAAAACGCGGCGTATACGCCGGCGCGGTCGGCCGCATCGACTTCGCCCACAACGAGATGGACGTCTGCATCGCCATCCGCACCATGACCTTCAAAGACGGCTTCGCCTACCTACAGGCTGGTGGCGGCATCGTCTACGATAGcatcgaagaggacgagtaCATCGAAACCATCAACAAGCTACGTGCCAACATCAGGTGCATCGATCAGGCCGAACAGTATTATTCTGCTCAACAGCTTCACCACTGA
- a CDS encoding ubiquitin-specific protease UBP14 (related to ubiquitin-specific processing protease), with the protein MACPHLTAAFSALTPPRPSQHVHKEECTLCFDDQDGPNGIDVCLLCFNGACTGNGDREHSRLHYEKTQHALVVNIRRTRRPTPPASQAEASTVPKKLAIAAESDADKYDYHTVPKCLACDPTGHGKELPITDKLDQVIRGVMTAMSSAQQSEVKAWEEEIVACQHTRELVQPGEQMKLEPSGLALCGKCELTSNLWLCLTCGHLGCGRAQFGGVGGNSHGLAHFQETGHPVSVKQGTITAEGSADIYCYACNDARIDPNLSQHLSHFGINVMDLSKTEKSMTELQIEQNLKFDFNMTGDDGKVLEPAFGPGLTGLRNLGNSCYMASVLQSVFSLSAFKTRYGDAYRPHSLACTNMPATCFECQITKLADGLLSGRYSYPREPDQSGSAWIHAAGSADEQQQQQQSLFQKGIRPSMFKALVGKGHEEFSTMRQQDADEFLKYLVGVVQKENRKLASSGSSLHTDDPTTVFGFGLEQRLECNTCHKVRYSVERQDAGLSLPVPIRRKAAEQHVSAGKRPVEGLGAAESTVSNSESASASAVCNDAEEYEPVSLVECLDLFTAPEELEYNCPSCCTKVTATKRTLFSTFPDVLALQVQRFQLLNWVPQKVAVRIVVPIDTPLDLDRYLGRGKQPHEEELGEDQSDSSSANGGEPEWDVGVLSQLTSMGFAEIRCKKAVLATRMGDAESAMNWLFAHMDDADIDDPIDFGAESKRDAGVVGADTSMLEEMGFSAAQARKALRLNSNNAELAVAWLFENAHDAGQDEHDVPEARAAVEGSTNSSVIPGNSQLPATYTCTSFISHKGPSVHSGHYVAHVKQRDHTWVLFNDEKVVKAPLTCTVKQRDNVGVDALSSHAYLYFFQRC; encoded by the coding sequence ATGGCCTGTCCGCATCTCACTGCCGCCTTTTCGGCGTTGACgccacctcgtccttcGCAGCATGTTCACAAGGAAGAGTGCACACTCTGCTTTGATGACCAAGATGGGCCCAACGGAATCGATgtctgcttgctctgcttcaACGGCGCATGTACCGGCAACGGCGATCGCGAGCATTCACGTCTGCACTATGAAAAGACGCAACATGCCCTTGTCGTAAACATCCGCCGAACACGTCGTCCGACCCCTCCGGCATCACAAGCCGAAGCTTCGACAGTGCCCAAGAAGCTGGCGATCGCTGCCGAATCCGATGCCGACAAGTACGACTACCACACGGTCCCGAAATGCCTTGCTTGCGATCCCACCGGGCACGGCAAGGAGCTGCCCATCAcggacaagctcgaccaagTGATTCGAGGCGTCATGACTGCCATGTCTTCGGCTCAGCAGAGCGAAGTCAAAGCCTGGGAGGAAGAGATTGTTGCTTGCCAGCACACACGAGAGCTCGTACAGCCCGGAGAACAGATGAAACTCGAGCCTTCAGGGCTTGCTTTGTGCGGCAAGTGCGAGCTCACCTCGAATCTCTGGCTTTGCCTCACGTGTGGTCACCTCGGCTGTGGTCGAGCTCAGTTTGGTGGCGTGGGCGGCAACAGCCACGGTTTGGCGCATTTCCAAGAGACTGGCCATCCAGTCTCGGTAAAACAAGGCACCATTACCGCCGAAGGTAGCGCAGACATCTACTGTTACGCGTGCAACGATGCTCGCATCGACCCCAACCTTTCACAACACCTCTCCCATTTCGGCATCAACGTCATGGACCTCTCCAAGACTGAAAAGAGTATGACAGAGTTacagatcgagcagaacCTCAAGTTCGACTTCAACATGACCGGAGATGACGGCAAGGTGCTCGAGCCTGCCTTTGGCCCTGGACTCACCGGCCTGCGCAACCTAGGCAACAGCTGTTACATGGCATCGGTTTTGCAGAGTGTGTTTTCCTTGTCCGCATTCAAGACGAGGTATGGGGATGCCTACCGCCCGCATTCGCTTGCCTGCACCAATATGCCAGCCACATGCTTCGAATGTCAGATCACCAAGCTTGCTGATGGCCTCTTGTCTGGGCGCTACTCGTATCCTCGCGAGCCAGACCAGAGTGGCAGTGCATGGATTCACGCAGCTGGAAGCGCAGatgagcaacagcagcagcagcaatcgctGTTCCAGAAAGGCATTCGACCAAGCATGTTCAAAGCCTTGGTCGGCAAGGGACACGAAGAATTCTCGACCATGCGACAGCAAGACGCTGACGAGTTCCTCAAGTACCTTGTTGGAGTCGTGCAGAAGGAGAACCGCAAGCTGGCATCGTCCGGCTCGTCTTTGCACACGGACGACCCAACGACGGTGTTTGGGTTTGGGTTGGAGCAGAGGCTCGAGTGCAACACGTGTCACAAAGTGAGGTATAGCGTGgagcgccaagatgctggACTCAGTCTGCCGGTGCCGATCCGACGGAaagcagctgagcagcatgTGTCGGCTGGCAAGCGGCCTGTTGAGGGACTAGGCGCCGCCGAATCTACTGTCTCGAACTCAGAatctgcttctgcatccGCGGTTTGCAACGACGCAGAGGAGTACGAGCCGGtgagcttggtcgagtGTCTCGACCTATTCACGGCACCGGAAGAGCTGGAATACAACTGTCCGTCGTGTTGCACCAAAGTGACGGCGACCAAGCGGACGCTGTTCTCGACATTCCCTGATGTGCTCGCGCTGCAAGTACAACGAttccagctgctcaactGGGTACCTCAGAAAGTGGCGGTTCGCATCGTCGTGCCGATCGACACGcctctcgatctcgatcggTACCTTGGCCGTGGTAAACAGCCACATGAAGAGGAATTGGGTGAGGACCAAAGTGACTCTTCGAGTGCAAATGGTGGAGAGCCAGAGTGGGATGTGGGTGTGTTGTCGCAGTTGACGAGCATGGGGTTCGCCGAGATCAGGTGCAAGAAGGCAGTGCTAGCTACGCGGATGGGCGATGCGGAGAGTGCGATGAACTGGCTGTTTGCGCATATGGACGATGCTGACATTGACGATCCAATCGACTTTGGCGCCGAGTCGAAGCGTGATGCGGGAGTTGTAGGGGCCGAcacgtcgatgctcgaagaAATGGGGTTCAGCGCGGCGCAGGCACGAAAAGCCCTGCGGTTGAATTCGAACAATGCCGAACTAGCCGTTGCGTGGCTGTTTGAAAACGCACATGATGCaggccaagacgagcatGATGTACCAGAGGCTCGTGCAGCCGTCGAGGGCTCGACGAACTCAAGCGTGATTCCAGGCAATTCCCAACTACCCGCCACGTACACCTGCACCAGCTTTATCAGCCACAAAGGCCCCAGTGTTCACAGTGGACACTACGTCGCCCATGTCAAACAGCGCGATCACACCTGGGTCCTGTTCAACGACGAAAAGGTGGTCAAGGCTCCACTCACTTGCACTGTCAAGCAACGCGACAATGTCGGTGTCGACGCCTTGAGTTCGCACGCCTACTTGTACTTTTTCCAGCGGTGTTAG